The following DNA comes from Tunturibacter psychrotolerans.
ACGCCGGCGAACCGATCGAGGAGATCAAGATCGACCGCGTCTTTCTTGGCTCCTGCACCAACGCACGCATCGAAGATCTCCGCGCCGCAGCCTCTGTTGTCCGTGGCTATCACGTCGCCACGACGGTCCGCGCAATGGTCGTACCCGGCTCCCAGTCCGTCAAAACGCAGGCTGAAAAAGAAGGGCTCGACAAAATCTTTACCGAGGCAGGCTTCGACTGGCGCGAGCCTGGCTGCAGCATGTGCCTCGGCATGAATCCCGACATTCTCGCTCCTGGCGAACGCTGCGCCTCCACATCGAATCGCAACTTCGAAGGTCGCCAGGGCCGCGGAGGCCGCACCCACCTGGTCAGTCCGCAGATGGCAGCCGCTGCCGCAATCACAGGCCACTTCACGGATATCCGCACCTGGCAATTCAAAGATCAGACAGCACAGAAGGAGGCGAAGTAATGCATCCCATCAACATACTCACCAGCCACGCCGTGCCTCTTGACCGCCCCAACGTCGACACCGACCAGATCATCCCCAAGCAGTTCCTCAAACGTATAGAGCGCACCGGATACGGCGACTTCCTCTTCTACGATTGGCGCCGCATCCAGGAAGGCCCCAATGCGGGCCAACCTCACCCAGACTTCGTCCTCAATAAACACCATCACAAAGGCGCGAAGATTCTGATTGCTGGAAAAAACTTCGGCTGCGGCAGTTCCCGCGAGCACGCCGCCTGGGCTCTCACCGACTTTGGCTTTCTCGCCGTCATCGCCCCAAGCTTCGCTGACATTTTCTTTTCCAACGCCGGCAAGAACGGCATGATCCTGGTTCGCCTCTCTGACACGGACGTGCAAACGCTGATGGAGCGCTCAGAAAAAAATCCGGCGCACAAGATCACCATCAACCTCGAAGCCCAGACCATCACCGACGACCATGGCTTCAGCGCACACTTCGACATCGACCCGTTCCGCAAATACTGCCTGTTGAACGGCCTCGACGACATCGGCCTCACTCTCCGTCACGAATCCGAACTCGATGCCTTCGAAAACAAACATGACGCTGAGTTCTGGCTGAAACCCAGACCCACCGCTGCTTAATTCGCGCTGACCCGGTGACTCGCTAACCAGCACCTTTGAAAGGCTGTCCTTTGAGCAACGAAATCAATCCGAAGAAAAATTCTGTCGTCCTCACCGAAGGCCCGTCCCGAGCCGCTGCGCGCTCTTACTTTCGCAGCGTCGGCTTCACCAAAGAAGATCTGCACAAGCCCATCATCGGCATCGCTAACACATGGACCGAGATCGGCCCCTGTAACTTCCACCTGCGCAAGGTCGCCGAGGCCGTCAAGCAGGGCGTCCGTGAAGCCGGCGGCACGCCTATGGAGTTCAACACCGTCACCATCCACGACGGCATCACCATGGGCACGCAGGGCATGAAGGCCTCGCTCATCTCACGCGAAGTCATCGCCGACTCCATCGAGCTTGTCGCCCGCGGCAACTCCTTCGACGGCATCGTTTGCATCGCCGGCTGCGACAAGAACATGCCTGCCGCCATCATGGCCCTTGCCCGCCTCGACATACCTGGCCTTATGCTCTACGGCGGCAGCATCGCCCCCGGCTCGCTCAAACAACCCGACGGCACCACCAAGGAGATCACCATCCTCAGCGTCTTCGAGGGCATGGGCTCCCACGCGGCCGGCAAAATCACTGACCAACAGCTCGAAGACCTGGAAGCAGCCGCATGTCCCGGCCCTGGAGCCTGCGGCGGTCAATTCACCGCAAACACCATGGCAATGGCCGGCGAGTTCCTCGGCATCTCGCCCATGCACCTCACCGGCGTCCCCGCTATGTCGCCCGAAAAGCACGAATCCTCCCGCCAGGCTGGCCGCCTAGTCATGGATCTCGCCCGCGCCGGCCTCACTCCACGCAAGATCGTCACCCGCCAGTCCATCGACAATGCGATCGCCGCCGTCGCTGCCTCGGGCGGAAGCACCAACGCCGTCCTCCATCTCATCGCCATCGCACACGAGTTCGACATACCGCTCACGATGGAAGACTTCGATCGCATCTCCGAACACACCCCCTTCATCTGCGATCTCTCTCCCGGCGGCAAGTACGCCGCGAAGGACTATCAGGAGGCAGGCGGCTCCCGCCTTCTCGCCCAGCGCCTCATCGAAAAGGGTCTGCTCAAAGGTGACAGCATCACCGTCTCCGGCAAGACACTCGCGGAAGAGGCTGCCCTCGCCGTAGAAACCCCGGGCCAGCCCGTCATTCACACTTGGGACAACGCTCTTAAGCCAACCGGCGGCCTCGTCATCATGCGCGGCAATCTCGCTCCCGACGGCGCCGTCATCAAAGTCGCTGGCCACGAGCGCATTCACCACACCGGCACAGCGCGAGTCTTCGAGTCCGAGGACGACTGCCACGCCGCGGTCGAAGCCGGGAAGATCAACCCCAACGACGTGCTCGTCATTCGCTACGAAGGCCCACGTGGCGGCCCCGGCATGCGCGAGATGCTCGCCGTCACAGCCGCAATCAAAGGTATTCCCGCTCTCTCGGATACAGTAGCTCTCCTCACCGACGGCCGCTTCTCCGGAGCCACCCGCGGGCTGATGGCTGGCCACGTCGCCCCCGAAGCTCAACTTGGAGGCACCATCGCCGCAGTCCACGAAGGTGACACCATCACCTTCGACATCCCCAACCGCAAACTCACACTCAATGTCCCCGAAGCCGAGATCGCCAAACGCCTAGCAGCATGGCAGGCCCCCAAACCCCGCTTCAAACGCGGCGTCTTCGCCAAGTATGCAAACTCCGTCAGCAGCGCCAGCGAGGGAGCTGTCACAAGATAGGAGAGACACTTGTTTCGAGCGTCGTCCTCCTATTGATCGTTGCACTTCTATTTTGCGAAACTCGCTCCGCCTAACATCGAGGCCAATTATGAAAAATCAACATCCGCAACTCACCGGCTCCGAAATCCTCTGGGCCACCCTCGTCGGCGAGGGCGTGGACAAAGTCTTCGGTTACCCCGGCGGGGCCATCCTCCCGGCGTACGACGCTATGCGCAAATTCCCCATTCATCACATCCTCGTACGTCACGAGCAGGGCGCCGCGCACATGGCCGACGGCTACGCCCGGGCTTCGGGGAAGGTTGGCGTCTGTATCGCCACCAGTGGACCGGGCGCCACGAATCTGGTTACAGGGATAGCAACGGCAATGCTCGACTCCGTCCCTATCATCTGCATCACAGGGCAAGTTGGATCCAAGGTCCTGGGCTCCGATGCATTTCAAGAGGTCGACATCACCGGCATTACTTTACCTATTACTAAACACAACTACCTCGTGACGCGCGCCGAAGACATCGCACCGGCATTGCGCGAAGCTTTTCAGATTGCGACCAGCGGCCGCCCCGGCCCTGTATTGATTGACATCACTAAAGACGCGCAGCAAAATAGCGCAACCTTCAACTTCGAAGCGGCTGCCCCTGCGCACTATCGGCCTCACCCCATGCTGCAAGCGGAAAGCTCTGCCATTCAGAAAGCCATCGAGCTGATCCAGCAAGCAAAGCGACCCATCATCCTCGCCGGTCATGGCATTACTCACTCCGGTGCGGAGGCACAAGTACTCGCCTTCGCCGAACGCCAGCAGATCCCCGTGGCCAGTACCCTGCTCGGTCTTGGAGCGTTCCCTACCTATCACGCGCTCTCACTCGGCATGATGGGCATGCACGGCGAATCATGGGTCAACAACGCCATTCAACAAGCTGATCTCCTACTCGCATTCGGTATGCGCTTCGATGATCGTGTCACTGGCAACCTCGCGCACTATGCGCCTAACGCCAAGAAGATACATATCGAGATTGATCCGTCTGAGATCAATAAGAACGTCAAAGCCGACGTTGCGTTGATTGGCGATCTGCGTGAGACCCTCGATCTTATTCTGCCGCTGCTGCCGAAGAAGACTGATACAAGCTGGATCGGCGAAGTGAATGCGATGAAGGGTGATGCGGCTGTCCGCGACATCATCAATTTGCCTGACAACGGCCATCTCTATGCCGCTCATGTGATCAACGACATCTGGCGCGAGGCTCATGCAGCGGGTCGCGCAGATCAGACTGTCATCGTTACTGATGTAGGCCAGCACCAGATGTGGGAGGCGCAGTACTACAAGCATGACGTGCCTCGTTCGTTGATCACCAGCGGGGGCCTTGGAACCATGGGGTTTGCGTTGCCTGCTGCAATTGGCGCGAAGGTGGCGTGTCCTGAGAAGGATGTCTGGGTGATCGCTGGAGATGGTGGTTTTCAGATGACTGCGTCAGAGCTTTCGACCATTGTTCAAGAGGGTTTGGCGATTAATATTGCTGTGATTAACAACGGTTTTCTAGGTATGGTTCGGCAGTGGCAGGAGGCGTTCTATGAGAAGAATTATGCTGCTTCGCCGATTCTGTCGCCGGATTTTGTGAAGCTGGCAGGTGCGCACGGTATTGATGGGGCGCATGTTAGTGAACGGAAGAATGTAATTCCTACGGTTACGAAAGCTCGTACGAGTGGTAAGCCGTTTCTTATCAACTTCCAGGTTGAAAAAGAGGACGGGGTTTATCCGATGATTGCTCCTGGGGCGGCTCTGCATGAGATGGTTCGGCGGCCTGCGGTTGATCCGCTGATAGAGACGGCGGAGGACGAATAATTTTTTTGTTATTTTGAGAAAAATTTCGGCGGCTGGTTCGGGAGCAGTGATCTTCGTTTTTCCCTTGTTTTTGAGGGGTGTTTTGGAAAATACCGTGTTCTGCACGTGGTTTTTTGATGGTGAGAACGTGGTGGAATGCGTGGTAAACGTGGTGCGTTAGCAACGTGTTTTTGGTGCTCGAAAAATACGCCACGTTATAGAAATATTTTTGATCTGCAGGGCTGGACTGTCGTGCCAAGTGCAGAGAGGATGCAGGATGCTGAATCTGAGAAGGAACAAATCGAGAGCTTTTGTGGCGATGGTTTGGTCCATTCTTGTCGCTGCGGTGCCTGCGATGGGTTCGGCTCAGGCTGCTCAGTCGACACAGCCACCACCTAAACCGGGTGAGGTTCATATCAGAGTGATCAATGCGTTGACCAATCAGCCGGTAACGAATGAGAGGCTGAACGTCGCGCTCCGGGACGATCAGATCGGATCGGTTGCCATGGGGACGGACAAGAACGGCGTCATCCTCGTGGATACGAAGAAGGCGAGCATCATGCGCATCCTCGCGAATATGTATGCGGACTGCCGCCCGCGAGATGAGCTCTATACGAACTACTCCGTCGCCACGATTCTCAGTACTGGAATCACGACGGGCAATCTTTGCAGCAGTGCGAGTCCGGTCGCGAAGCCGGGTGAACTTATTCTCTACGAGATCCCGAAGACGTATCTCCGTCAGTATCCTGCACCACCGGTTGATTCCCTGCCTCATCATCCGAACTAAACGACGAACCCGCTGAAAGGCACACATGCTTCACACTTTTGTAGCTCATGTTTCAGACAAACCGGGCGTACTTACACGAGTTGCTTCGCTGTTTCGCCGACTCAACATCAACATCGTCTCGCTGACTGTGGGCGAGAGTGAGCGGCCAGAGGTGTCGCGCATGACGATTGTCTGCGAGGCTCCTGACCATGCGGCGCATCGTATTCGCGCTTCGCTGTATAAGCTTGAGATCACCGTGGACGTCGATGAGGTGGGGCGCAGCGAGGCTGTGATTCGCGAGCTTTGCCTGATCAAGGTTGCGGCTGGGCCGAAGACTCGTTCGCAGATCTTTGAGCTGGCGACGGTCTTCAAGGCGCGTGTGGTCGATCTTGCGCCAGAATCGGTGATGCTCGAGATGACGGGCGCGGCCAGCAAGATTGAAGGGTTGATCCAGGTGCTTACCGAAAGTGGCTACACGATCCTTGAGGTCTCGCGTACGGGCCGGATGGCGATGCGGCGTGGCCACCACACCAGTCGTGTCCTAAAGGCGCTCGGTACGCCTCATCCTGACCATAGTGACGAAACCTCGTTTCCTGAGAAGCCTGACGCCGACGAGATTTTGCCGAGCGAATTTACCGAGGAAGAGGCTTAGCCTTTCATGTCGGATTTTTACGAGGAACTCGAACTAAAAAATAAAGCCTCGAGAGCCCACCGATTCTCGCTTTTAGCCGGCACAGTTCTCGGGGTTGTTTACGGTTTGCTCTTCCGACTTTCGGTTGGCGGCAACCACGGCCAATTGTCGAATCGGACCGCCACGATGACCTTGTCTTTTCTAGTCCTTGGTTCTTTCTTCGTTGGTTTCCTGACGGTGTACATGTCGGAAAGAGTGGTGCCTCGAAATGCATTCATGTGGGTCACACAACCGTGGCCGAGTATTCTGCTCGCTTGCCTTATCTCAGTTCTGTTTCGAATAGAGGGTTTGATTTGCCTTATTTTTGCTTTGCCGATAGCGATTGTCTTTTCGACGATAGGTGGACTGGTCGGGGGCTCAGTCGCACGAAGATCTAACACTAGTGCCCGGACGGTTTCCTGCTTAGCTCTATTGCCTTTTTTGCTAGCTCCTGCCGAAACGTACCTCAATGCGCCAGTTCGGACCCGCACCGTTGCTAGCGAAATCATTATTCATGCTTCGCCTCAGGTCATATGGCAGAACGTCATTCGTGTTCCCGCGATTTCCCCAGCGGAGCTGCAGCCGACTTGGACGCAGAGGATCGGGTTTCCTCGTCCTGTCGAGGCTACGCTCTCGTATGAGGGAGTAGGCGGTGTTCGCCACGCCAGCTTCGAACGTGGCCTGGTCTTTATTGAGACGGTTACCGCCTGGGAGCCTGAGCATCGCATCGCATTCAGCATAAAGGCGGACACCGCTCACATTCCGCCCACAACGCTCGACGAACACGTGACTATTGGTGGTCCCTACTTCGACGTTCTCGACGGCGAGTATCGTCTTGAATTGCTACCGGATGGCGATACACTTTTGCACCTTACCAGCCACCAAAGGCTTTCCACTAACTTCAACAGCTACGCCGGA
Coding sequences within:
- the ilvB gene encoding biosynthetic-type acetolactate synthase large subunit; translation: MKNQHPQLTGSEILWATLVGEGVDKVFGYPGGAILPAYDAMRKFPIHHILVRHEQGAAHMADGYARASGKVGVCIATSGPGATNLVTGIATAMLDSVPIICITGQVGSKVLGSDAFQEVDITGITLPITKHNYLVTRAEDIAPALREAFQIATSGRPGPVLIDITKDAQQNSATFNFEAAAPAHYRPHPMLQAESSAIQKAIELIQQAKRPIILAGHGITHSGAEAQVLAFAERQQIPVASTLLGLGAFPTYHALSLGMMGMHGESWVNNAIQQADLLLAFGMRFDDRVTGNLAHYAPNAKKIHIEIDPSEINKNVKADVALIGDLRETLDLILPLLPKKTDTSWIGEVNAMKGDAAVRDIINLPDNGHLYAAHVINDIWREAHAAGRADQTVIVTDVGQHQMWEAQYYKHDVPRSLITSGGLGTMGFALPAAIGAKVACPEKDVWVIAGDGGFQMTASELSTIVQEGLAINIAVINNGFLGMVRQWQEAFYEKNYAASPILSPDFVKLAGAHGIDGAHVSERKNVIPTVTKARTSGKPFLINFQVEKEDGVYPMIAPGAALHEMVRRPAVDPLIETAEDE
- the leuD gene encoding 3-isopropylmalate dehydratase small subunit — its product is MHPINILTSHAVPLDRPNVDTDQIIPKQFLKRIERTGYGDFLFYDWRRIQEGPNAGQPHPDFVLNKHHHKGAKILIAGKNFGCGSSREHAAWALTDFGFLAVIAPSFADIFFSNAGKNGMILVRLSDTDVQTLMERSEKNPAHKITINLEAQTITDDHGFSAHFDIDPFRKYCLLNGLDDIGLTLRHESELDAFENKHDAEFWLKPRPTAA
- the ilvD gene encoding dihydroxy-acid dehydratase, whose translation is MSNEINPKKNSVVLTEGPSRAAARSYFRSVGFTKEDLHKPIIGIANTWTEIGPCNFHLRKVAEAVKQGVREAGGTPMEFNTVTIHDGITMGTQGMKASLISREVIADSIELVARGNSFDGIVCIAGCDKNMPAAIMALARLDIPGLMLYGGSIAPGSLKQPDGTTKEITILSVFEGMGSHAAGKITDQQLEDLEAAACPGPGACGGQFTANTMAMAGEFLGISPMHLTGVPAMSPEKHESSRQAGRLVMDLARAGLTPRKIVTRQSIDNAIAAVAASGGSTNAVLHLIAIAHEFDIPLTMEDFDRISEHTPFICDLSPGGKYAAKDYQEAGGSRLLAQRLIEKGLLKGDSITVSGKTLAEEAALAVETPGQPVIHTWDNALKPTGGLVIMRGNLAPDGAVIKVAGHERIHHTGTARVFESEDDCHAAVEAGKINPNDVLVIRYEGPRGGPGMREMLAVTAAIKGIPALSDTVALLTDGRFSGATRGLMAGHVAPEAQLGGTIAAVHEGDTITFDIPNRKLTLNVPEAEIAKRLAAWQAPKPRFKRGVFAKYANSVSSASEGAVTR
- the ilvN gene encoding acetolactate synthase small subunit; protein product: MLHTFVAHVSDKPGVLTRVASLFRRLNINIVSLTVGESERPEVSRMTIVCEAPDHAAHRIRASLYKLEITVDVDEVGRSEAVIRELCLIKVAAGPKTRSQIFELATVFKARVVDLAPESVMLEMTGAASKIEGLIQVLTESGYTILEVSRTGRMAMRRGHHTSRVLKALGTPHPDHSDETSFPEKPDADEILPSEFTEEEA